The DNA window ATCGTTTCGCGGGTCAGTTCGATCGGCTGGTGCGTGTCGATGGGCTGGTGCGTGGGCGTCAGGTCCATCCTGTTCTCGTCCGACGAGGTGGCGTCGATCGCCACCTTGCAAGAAACGGGCTCGAAAAACATAGGCGGGACCGGGCGGGGGCGCTGCGCATTATGCGGTCTGGCTGACCGGTTCGCTGCGCATGGCGTCCGGCACGTGGCGTGCGAGCGCCGGCATCAGATCGCCGCGGCTGCCCAGCTCGATGCGCTCGAGCCCGAGCCAGCGGGCGGTCTCGACCAGCGCCTGGGCGAGCTCGGGCGCGACGGCGGCGGGGTCTGCATGCCCCTCGACATGGGCGGCCGGCACCTGCAGCACGCGGCTCCCCCGGTCCGCCTTGAGGTCGACGCGCGCCATGAGCTTGTCGCCCAGCAGGAACGGCAGCACGTAATAGCCGAACACGCGCTTCGCCTCGGGCGTATAGATCTCGATGCGATAGCGGAAGTCCCACAGGCGCTCGGTCCGCGAGCGCTCGAACACCAGCGGGTCGAACGGCGACAAGAGCGTGCGGGCCCCGATCCGGCGCGGCAGGCGCGCCGCCGGATCGAGATAGGCCGGCTGGCTCCAGCCCTTGACGGTGACCGGCAGCAGCGCCCCGGCCTCGACCAGCTCGGCGAGCCGCGCCTTGCTGTCCTCGGGCCGGAGCCGGAAATAGTCGCGCAGGTCCGGCTCGGTCGCGATGCCGAGCGCCTTGGCGGAGATCATGAGCAGCTGGCGCTGGGCCTCGGCTATCTCGGGCACGGGGGCCGCGAGCACGGCGCGGGGCAGGACCCGCTCGGTCAGGTCGTAGAGCCGTTCGAAGCCGCGCCGGGTCGCGGTCGTGATCCGCCCGGCCCAGAACAGATATTCGAGCGCCCGCTTGCCGTCGCTCCAGCCCCACCAGCCGCCCGACCCGGTCCGCGGCGCCGCTTCGGCCTCGGCCTCGAGCTCGCCGGCCGAGATGGGGCCGCGGGCGCGCACCTCGTCGTAGATCCGCTCGACATAGTCCGGCCGCTCGCGCGCGATGCGGGCGAGCTCGCCATAGATGCCGCTGCCGCTCGCCGCCCGCG is part of the Aliidongia dinghuensis genome and encodes:
- a CDS encoding winged helix-turn-helix domain-containing protein → MTPREHFSPSEARRIALAAQGFGLARPETTEAGHLKKLTRRLGVVQIDSVNVLARAHYLPTFSRLGAYDTELLHQAAYAGRRRHLFEYWAHEASYVPVEYYPLLRWRMARAASGSGIYGELARIARERPDYVERIYDEVRARGPISAGELEAEAEAAPRTGSGGWWGWSDGKRALEYLFWAGRITTATRRGFERLYDLTERVLPRAVLAAPVPEIAEAQRQLLMISAKALGIATEPDLRDYFRLRPEDSKARLAELVEAGALLPVTVKGWSQPAYLDPAARLPRRIGARTLLSPFDPLVFERSRTERLWDFRYRIEIYTPEAKRVFGYYVLPFLLGDKLMARVDLKADRGSRVLQVPAAHVEGHADPAAVAPELAQALVETARWLGLERIELGSRGDLMPALARHVPDAMRSEPVSQTA